A genomic segment from Myxococcota bacterium encodes:
- a CDS encoding glutamate--cysteine ligase, with the protein MGLAIEREDFTDDDRRRFEGRLADGLGALRALLARPGFGEGEASIGAELELCLVDAAGRPSPVNLDVLAESLDPRLTFELDRFNLECNLRHGPLAGRPFAALEREMRESLREVERAAALHASRVAAIGILPTLEPDDLASGAMTDTPRFRALSRALRAIRSEPFHLRIDGADPLDLACDDVTFEGAATSLQVHLRVAPRDFARFYNAAQIATVAAVAVAGNSPTLLGHRLWQETRVALFKQAVDARTDDARRSGAQARVSFGTGWCERGAIELFEDSIASYAPLLPVLSPEDPAAVLRDGGVPRLEEVRLHQGTVWRWNRPVYDPAGGGHVRIELRALPAGPSVADMVANAAFLVGLTYGIAEDEPAWRAAWPFERLHGSFYRAAQAGLDAEIAWPAEPGAPPRAARARDVAARALAIAERGLARAGVEAGEAAARLDVVARRVASGRTGARWQLAALDALGPRLDRRAALAHMLDRYVELAATGAPVHAWPVHGEAR; encoded by the coding sequence ATGGGGCTCGCGATCGAGCGCGAGGACTTCACCGACGACGATCGCCGCCGCTTCGAAGGCCGCCTGGCCGACGGCCTCGGCGCGCTGCGCGCGCTGCTCGCGCGGCCGGGCTTCGGCGAGGGCGAGGCGTCGATCGGTGCCGAGCTCGAGCTCTGCCTCGTCGACGCGGCGGGCCGTCCGTCGCCGGTGAACCTCGACGTGCTCGCCGAGAGCCTCGATCCGCGCCTCACCTTCGAGCTCGACCGCTTCAACCTCGAGTGCAACCTGCGGCACGGCCCGCTCGCCGGCCGTCCGTTCGCCGCGCTCGAGCGCGAGATGCGCGAGAGCCTGCGCGAGGTCGAGCGCGCGGCGGCGCTGCACGCGTCGCGCGTCGCGGCGATCGGCATCCTCCCGACGCTCGAGCCCGACGATCTCGCGTCCGGCGCGATGACCGACACGCCGCGCTTCCGCGCGCTGTCGCGCGCCCTGCGCGCGATCCGCAGCGAGCCCTTCCACCTGCGCATCGACGGCGCCGACCCGCTCGACCTCGCGTGCGACGACGTCACGTTCGAGGGGGCGGCGACGTCGCTGCAGGTGCACCTGCGCGTCGCGCCGCGCGACTTCGCGCGCTTCTACAACGCGGCGCAGATCGCGACCGTCGCGGCCGTCGCCGTCGCGGGCAACTCGCCGACGCTGCTCGGCCACCGCCTGTGGCAGGAGACGCGCGTCGCGCTCTTCAAGCAGGCGGTCGACGCGCGCACGGACGACGCGCGGCGCAGCGGCGCGCAGGCGCGCGTGTCGTTCGGCACGGGCTGGTGCGAGCGCGGCGCGATCGAGCTCTTCGAGGACAGCATCGCATCGTACGCGCCGCTGCTTCCCGTGCTGTCGCCCGAGGACCCGGCGGCCGTCCTGCGCGACGGCGGCGTGCCGAGGCTCGAGGAGGTGCGCCTCCACCAGGGAACGGTGTGGCGTTGGAACCGGCCGGTGTACGACCCGGCCGGCGGCGGCCACGTGCGCATCGAGCTGCGCGCGCTTCCCGCCGGGCCGAGCGTCGCGGACATGGTCGCGAACGCGGCCTTCCTGGTCGGGCTCACGTACGGCATCGCCGAGGACGAGCCCGCGTGGCGCGCGGCGTGGCCGTTCGAGCGGCTCCACGGGAGCTTCTACCGCGCGGCGCAGGCGGGCCTCGACGCCGAGATCGCGTGGCCGGCGGAGCCCGGCGCACCGCCGCGGGCCGCGCGCGCGCGCGACGTCGCCGCGCGCGCGCTCGCGATCGCCGAGCGCGGGCTCGCGCGCGCGGGCGTCGAGGCTGGCGAGGCCGCCGCGCGGCTCGACGTCGTCGCGCGCCGCGTCGCGAGCGGGCGGACGGGAGCGCGCTGGCAGCTCGCCGCACTCGACGCGCTCGGCCCGCGGCTCGACCGGCGCGCCGCGCTCGCGCACATGCTCGACCGCTACGTCGAGCTCGCCGCGACCGGCGCGCCCGTGCACGCCTGGCCCGTGCACGGCGAGGCGCGATGA
- a CDS encoding YnbE family lipoprotein, whose translation MRPRALASRARAARALAACALVAGLAACAPRVQVATDKPIVLELHIRVEQEVRIKLDREVDALMDEERAAALTRRSLDGAPPPPRALALRAVAAARQTGQAGEGVDGYVALPDGAEDDAQLRGQVARVNAERRAEYAELAAEHGLPLADVAAVAGARRVAAARPGERVRGADGAWVTLPPSPGAAGGPHDGGSR comes from the coding sequence ATGCGCCCGCGCGCCCTCGCATCGCGCGCGCGCGCCGCGCGCGCGCTGGCCGCCTGCGCGCTCGTCGCGGGCCTCGCGGCGTGCGCGCCGAGGGTCCAGGTCGCGACCGACAAGCCGATCGTGCTCGAGCTGCACATCCGCGTCGAGCAGGAGGTGCGCATCAAGCTCGACCGCGAGGTCGACGCGTTGATGGACGAGGAGCGCGCCGCCGCGCTCACGCGCCGTTCGCTCGACGGCGCGCCGCCGCCGCCGCGCGCGCTCGCGCTGCGCGCGGTCGCGGCCGCGCGGCAGACCGGCCAGGCGGGCGAGGGCGTCGACGGCTACGTCGCGCTGCCGGACGGGGCCGAGGACGACGCGCAGCTGCGCGGCCAGGTCGCGCGCGTGAACGCGGAGCGCCGCGCGGAGTACGCCGAGCTCGCGGCGGAGCACGGACTTCCGCTCGCCGACGTCGCGGCCGTGGCCGGCGCGCGTCGCGTCGCGGCCGCGCGGCCCGGCGAGCGCGTGCGCGGGGCGGACGGCGCGTGGGTGACGCTGCCGCCTTCGCCCGGCGCGGCGGGCGGTCCGCACGACGGAGGGAGCCGATGA
- a CDS encoding TetR/AcrR family transcriptional regulator, translated as MGTSVGRTELAAGTATAPFDLEPHGERRRRQLISVAAHLIETEGPDAVRMARVAELAGCTRPLVYRYFPQREDLLVAVVTHFYERLNASMTGDDHARGVAALADPDTDVAWAGARRVFEALWDVVTDVGMGGLVLSRSELVRTHVFVDRSATLSAEIDHRWFEPLRALGLGDVAIELALECATSTTYVLVLQHRAGALSRDEAVRLGFAALHALVAGLLAEARGAVAP; from the coding sequence ATGGGGACGTCGGTCGGCCGCACCGAGCTGGCCGCCGGGACCGCGACCGCGCCCTTCGACCTCGAGCCGCACGGCGAGCGCCGTCGGCGCCAGCTCATCTCCGTCGCCGCGCACCTGATCGAGACCGAGGGGCCCGACGCCGTCCGCATGGCGCGCGTCGCCGAGCTCGCGGGCTGCACGCGCCCGCTCGTCTACCGCTACTTCCCACAGCGCGAGGACCTGCTCGTCGCGGTCGTGACGCACTTCTACGAGCGGCTCAACGCGTCCATGACCGGCGACGACCACGCGCGCGGCGTCGCCGCGCTCGCCGACCCGGACACCGACGTCGCCTGGGCCGGCGCGCGCCGGGTGTTCGAGGCGCTCTGGGACGTCGTCACCGACGTCGGGATGGGCGGCCTCGTGCTCTCGCGCTCCGAGCTCGTGCGCACCCACGTCTTCGTCGACCGCTCGGCGACGCTCTCCGCCGAGATCGACCACCGCTGGTTCGAGCCGCTGCGCGCACTCGGGCTCGGGGACGTCGCGATCGAGCTCGCGCTCGAGTGCGCGACGTCGACGACCTACGTGCTCGTGCTCCAGCACCGCGCGGGCGCCCTCTCGCGCGACGAGGCCGTGCGGCTCGGCTTCGCCGCGCTCCACGCGCTCGTCGCCGGGCTCCTCGCGGAAGCGCGCGGGGCGGTCGCGCCCTGA
- a CDS encoding porin produces the protein MFVRLALAAVVALAAGAASAGEALPTTAVTLDKKGLNFATSDGAYTFHFGGRIHADGSWHVGDPGPGRGATDGTEIRRGRIDANGRVRDEWAWWAEVDFADNATAIKDMWVAYDGLEGVRITAGHQKQPYSLAVEMSSNDIAFTERSIDNELVIPFVDRALGLRVDASGEHWFAAAGFFGESIGPNKSGRDEGYGGVGRLVFAPIHDDSHVVHLGFRGAWRAQPENDRMIQIRDETTHASNLYVLDTDDILGTRDVALYGPEVGVTLGPVTLLGEYNRAHVHRRGAPDLEFQSGHASASVVLTGETLAKSYRLTSGEYKRLVPDHPFSLRNGGCGAWEVAARYAYLDVTDADVRGGREQALTADVNWYLNENVRMLFGWTYVVDTDRARGLPASSATVAGVDAEHMSIFTVRSQIVF, from the coding sequence ATGTTCGTACGCCTGGCTCTCGCCGCCGTGGTCGCACTCGCGGCCGGCGCGGCCTCCGCGGGAGAGGCGCTGCCCACGACGGCGGTGACGCTCGACAAGAAGGGGCTCAACTTCGCCACGAGCGACGGCGCCTACACGTTCCACTTCGGCGGGCGCATCCACGCCGACGGCAGCTGGCACGTGGGCGACCCGGGCCCGGGCCGCGGCGCGACCGACGGCACCGAGATCCGCCGCGGGCGCATCGACGCGAACGGCCGCGTGCGCGACGAGTGGGCGTGGTGGGCGGAGGTCGACTTCGCGGACAACGCCACCGCGATCAAGGACATGTGGGTCGCGTACGACGGCCTCGAGGGTGTCCGCATCACGGCCGGACACCAGAAGCAGCCCTACAGCCTCGCGGTCGAGATGAGCTCGAACGACATCGCGTTCACCGAGCGGAGCATCGACAACGAGCTCGTGATCCCCTTCGTCGACCGCGCGCTCGGCCTGCGCGTCGACGCGTCGGGCGAGCACTGGTTCGCGGCGGCGGGCTTCTTCGGCGAGTCGATCGGGCCCAACAAGTCGGGCCGCGACGAGGGCTACGGCGGCGTCGGTCGCCTCGTCTTCGCACCGATCCACGACGATTCCCACGTCGTGCACCTCGGCTTCCGCGGCGCCTGGCGCGCACAGCCCGAGAACGACCGCATGATCCAGATCCGCGACGAGACGACGCACGCGTCGAACCTCTACGTGCTCGACACGGACGACATCCTCGGCACGCGCGACGTCGCGCTCTACGGACCGGAGGTCGGCGTCACGCTCGGCCCGGTGACGCTGCTCGGCGAGTACAACCGGGCGCACGTCCACCGGCGCGGCGCACCGGACCTCGAGTTCCAGAGCGGTCACGCCTCGGCGTCGGTCGTGCTCACGGGCGAGACGCTCGCGAAGAGCTACCGCCTGACGAGCGGCGAGTACAAGCGCCTCGTGCCCGATCACCCGTTCAGCCTGCGAAACGGCGGCTGCGGCGCCTGGGAAGTCGCCGCGCGCTACGCCTATCTCGACGTCACCGACGCCGACGTGCGAGGCGGTCGCGAGCAGGCGCTCACCGCGGACGTGAACTGGTACCTGAACGAGAACGTGCGGATGCTGTTCGGCTGGACGTACGTCGTCGACACCGATCGCGCGCGCGGGCTGCCGGCGAGCTCGGCGACCGTCGCGGGCGTCGATGCCGAGCACATGAGCATCTTCACGGTGCGATCGCAGATCGTGTTCTAG
- a CDS encoding cytochrome P450, with protein sequence MTDVATDLLALLARGPRGDVTDPYAVYARLRDEAPALAIPGLGAGLFVLSRYDDVRAALRDDALFSNRANARGASLVMGRTLIEMDGAEHLRHRKLVTPALAPRALRGDFPKLVERIAHEIVDGFPRGDVDLVEAFTFVFPLRVFVEILGLPTDDVAALHACAADLTLVQADPDRAFAASRRMRELLLPVVARKRAEPGDDLISTLAAAEVDGTRLGDEEVVSFLRLLVSAGAETTFHLLGSALHVLLDDPELQALVRARRDRIDDLLWETLRFETPVAILPREATRATEIAGVAIPEGADVLLLVGSASRDERRWRDPDRFDIDRDNAETLSFGLGRHYCAGSRLALLEARIGLEALLDRTDALALAPGERSRIVGTAFRGPDRLPVRIASRA encoded by the coding sequence ATGACCGACGTCGCGACCGACCTGCTGGCGCTGCTCGCCCGCGGCCCGCGCGGCGACGTCACCGACCCCTACGCCGTCTACGCGCGGCTGCGCGACGAGGCGCCGGCGCTCGCGATCCCCGGACTCGGCGCGGGGCTCTTCGTCCTCTCGCGCTACGACGACGTGCGCGCGGCGCTGCGCGACGACGCGCTCTTCTCGAACCGCGCCAACGCGCGAGGCGCGAGCCTCGTGATGGGCCGGACGCTGATCGAGATGGACGGCGCCGAGCACCTCCGACACCGCAAGCTCGTGACGCCGGCGCTCGCGCCGCGCGCGCTGCGCGGCGACTTCCCGAAGCTCGTCGAGCGCATCGCGCACGAGATCGTCGACGGCTTCCCGCGCGGCGACGTCGACCTCGTCGAGGCGTTCACGTTCGTGTTCCCGCTGCGCGTGTTCGTCGAGATCCTCGGGCTCCCGACCGACGACGTCGCGGCGCTGCACGCCTGCGCGGCCGACCTCACGCTCGTCCAGGCCGACCCCGACCGCGCGTTCGCGGCGTCGCGGCGGATGCGCGAGCTGCTGCTGCCGGTCGTGGCGCGCAAGCGCGCGGAGCCCGGCGACGACCTGATCTCGACGCTCGCGGCGGCCGAGGTCGACGGCACGCGCCTCGGCGACGAGGAGGTCGTGAGCTTCCTGCGCCTGCTCGTGTCGGCGGGCGCGGAGACCACGTTCCACCTGCTCGGCAGCGCGCTGCACGTGCTGCTCGACGACCCGGAGCTGCAGGCGCTCGTGCGCGCGCGGCGCGACCGCATCGACGACCTGCTCTGGGAGACGCTGCGCTTCGAGACGCCGGTCGCGATCCTGCCGCGCGAGGCGACGCGCGCGACCGAGATCGCGGGCGTCGCGATTCCGGAGGGCGCGGACGTGCTCCTGCTGGTGGGCTCGGCCAGCCGCGACGAGCGCCGCTGGCGCGACCCCGACCGCTTCGACATCGACCGCGACAACGCGGAGACGCTCTCGTTCGGGCTCGGCCGCCACTACTGCGCGGGCTCGCGGCTCGCGCTGCTCGAGGCGCGCATCGGCCTCGAGGCGCTGCTCGACCGCACGGACGCGCTCGCGCTCGCGCCGGGCGAGCGCTCGCGGATCGTCGGCACGGCGTTCCGCGGCCCCGACCGGCTGCCCGTGCGCATCGCGTCGCGCGCGTAG
- a CDS encoding CBS domain-containing protein, with the protein MGIAVERVMTRDVLTLFPDMTLKQMDQALLERHVSGAPVVDGRRLVGVASRADALRALYEEQAQAARITDVYSSPYPIPLAALEELSKQSRKVAEHLATARVRDIMTTDPLTARPGDDVEVVARVMASERVHRLPIVEDGELVGIVSALDLVRLVAERGLADAR; encoded by the coding sequence ATGGGCATTGCGGTCGAGCGCGTGATGACGCGCGACGTGCTGACGCTGTTCCCGGACATGACGCTCAAGCAGATGGACCAGGCGCTGCTCGAGCGACACGTGAGCGGCGCGCCCGTCGTCGACGGGCGGCGCCTCGTCGGCGTCGCGTCGCGCGCGGACGCGCTGCGCGCGCTCTACGAGGAGCAGGCCCAGGCCGCACGCATCACGGACGTCTACTCGAGCCCCTACCCGATTCCGCTCGCCGCGCTCGAGGAGCTCTCGAAGCAGTCGCGCAAGGTGGCCGAGCACCTCGCCACCGCGCGCGTGCGCGACATCATGACGACCGACCCGCTCACCGCGCGCCCGGGCGACGACGTCGAGGTGGTCGCGCGCGTGATGGCGAGCGAGCGCGTGCACCGGCTGCCCATCGTCGAGGACGGCGAGCTCGTCGGCATCGTGAGCGCGCTCGACCTCGTGCGCCTCGTCGCCGAGCGCGGGCTCGCGGACGCGCGCTAG
- a CDS encoding succinylglutamate desuccinylase/aspartoacylase family protein translates to MTAAAARIRDLGPLDRDARRALPAGDVDFLRWLGGSAIARVAGRDRARTRAVATLVHGNEPSGLRAVLGWLREGATPATDVVVWIASVEAALGPPFFAHRALPGHRDLNRCFGAAAGAAAAAGDGDAPNRSPEHALAAEALARLRAARPELLVDLHNNTGHNPAYAVGPAADAAHRAVAALFGRYFVRSDLALGALVEATDPHFPSVTIECGRAGSAEADAAARAGLDRLLADAAIPPCPTGALELLVDPVRVEVRPDVTLAIGDGPVAGAGFTMSADVDRHNFQRLEAGVPIGWVGASGAWPLLARGAAGEDRARDWFELRDGRVATRRPLVPIMMTTNPSIARSDCLFYIVRPA, encoded by the coding sequence ATGACGGCGGCCGCCGCGCGCATCCGCGACCTCGGCCCGCTCGACCGCGACGCGCGCCGCGCGCTGCCGGCCGGCGACGTCGACTTCCTGCGCTGGCTCGGCGGCTCGGCGATCGCGCGCGTCGCGGGGCGCGACCGCGCGCGCACGCGCGCCGTCGCGACGCTCGTGCACGGCAACGAGCCGTCGGGCCTGCGCGCCGTGCTCGGCTGGCTGCGCGAGGGCGCGACGCCCGCGACGGACGTCGTGGTGTGGATCGCGTCGGTCGAGGCCGCGCTCGGCCCGCCCTTCTTCGCGCACCGCGCGCTGCCCGGCCATCGCGACCTCAACCGCTGCTTCGGCGCCGCCGCGGGCGCGGCGGCGGCCGCGGGCGACGGCGATGCGCCGAACCGTTCGCCGGAGCACGCGCTCGCCGCCGAGGCGCTCGCGCGCCTGCGCGCCGCGCGGCCCGAGCTGCTCGTCGACCTGCACAACAACACGGGCCACAACCCGGCCTACGCCGTCGGCCCCGCGGCCGACGCCGCGCACCGCGCCGTCGCCGCGCTGTTCGGGCGCTACTTCGTGCGCTCGGACCTCGCGCTCGGCGCGCTCGTCGAGGCGACCGATCCGCACTTCCCGAGCGTCACGATCGAGTGCGGACGCGCGGGCAGCGCCGAGGCCGACGCCGCCGCGCGCGCGGGGCTCGACCGGCTCCTCGCCGACGCCGCGATCCCGCCGTGCCCGACCGGAGCCCTCGAGCTGCTCGTCGACCCGGTGCGCGTCGAGGTACGCCCCGACGTCACACTCGCGATCGGCGACGGCCCGGTCGCGGGTGCCGGCTTCACGATGTCGGCCGACGTCGACCGCCACAACTTCCAGCGCCTCGAGGCCGGCGTCCCGATCGGCTGGGTGGGCGCGAGCGGCGCGTGGCCGCTCCTCGCGCGCGGCGCGGCGGGCGAGGACCGCGCGCGCGACTGGTTCGAGCTGCGCGACGGGCGCGTCGCGACGCGACGGCCGCTCGTCCCGATCATGATGACGACGAACCCGTCGATCGCGCGCTCGGACTGCCTCTTCTACATCGTGCGCCCGGCCTGA
- a CDS encoding SDR family NAD(P)-dependent oxidoreductase, with protein MAKDQRLRGQVALVTGASRGIGKGIAQELALAGAKVYFTGRSTAEDPDRPGTIGRTAEEIRAEGGDAIALQCDHHDDAQVAAVFERILADEGRLDVLVNNATAELSSMVGKHFWELPLGLWDDVIGVGLRSHYVASALAAPTMIAQRSGLIVNVSSHGSREYLMGVIYGVGKAGLEKLTADTSKELAEFGVAVVSIWPGLVASENRLVHATRGADGRLTLFGLDLTNAETPAFPGRGVVALAADPDKMRRTGRAFWVAELARQYGFTDVDGRIPDAEKFHDSLKTGAAPDYWRGVLGT; from the coding sequence ATGGCGAAGGACCAGAGACTGCGCGGCCAGGTCGCGCTCGTCACGGGCGCGAGCCGCGGCATCGGCAAGGGCATCGCGCAGGAGCTCGCGCTCGCCGGCGCGAAGGTCTACTTCACCGGGCGCTCGACGGCCGAGGACCCCGACCGGCCGGGCACGATCGGGCGCACGGCCGAGGAGATCCGCGCGGAGGGCGGCGACGCCATCGCCCTCCAGTGCGACCACCACGACGACGCGCAGGTCGCCGCCGTCTTCGAGCGCATCCTCGCCGACGAGGGGCGGCTCGACGTCCTCGTCAACAACGCGACGGCCGAGCTCTCGTCGATGGTCGGCAAGCACTTCTGGGAGCTGCCGCTCGGGCTCTGGGACGACGTGATCGGCGTCGGGCTGCGCTCGCACTACGTCGCGAGCGCGCTCGCGGCGCCGACGATGATCGCGCAGCGCAGCGGCCTCATCGTCAACGTCTCCTCGCACGGCTCGCGCGAGTACCTGATGGGCGTGATCTACGGCGTCGGCAAGGCGGGGCTCGAGAAGCTCACCGCCGACACGAGCAAGGAGCTCGCGGAGTTCGGGGTCGCGGTCGTGTCGATCTGGCCCGGGCTCGTGGCGAGCGAGAACCGGCTCGTGCACGCGACGCGCGGCGCGGACGGCCGGCTCACGCTCTTCGGCCTCGACCTCACGAACGCCGAGACACCGGCCTTCCCGGGCCGCGGCGTCGTCGCGCTCGCCGCCGACCCGGACAAGATGCGCCGCACCGGGCGCGCGTTCTGGGTCGCCGAGCTCGCGCGCCAGTACGGCTTCACCGACGTCGACGGCCGCATCCCGGACGCCGAGAAGTTCCACGACTCGCTGAAGACGGGGGCGGCGCCCGACTACTGGCGCGGCGTGCTCGGCACCTGA
- a CDS encoding Coq4 family protein, whose product MSGRDAGAGADALSSLPPPPPRPVQWRRAWEQVVLLWRNDPKDALDAAYGIKDALGGMTDERLLQRVLRDPVGRAVMAERADLPGLLADHARLAEMPPGSLGRAYLEFARRHGINAAYLIESEHRMSRDFGKLDPVRQWFSDRLTVLHDVWHVLAGYDAVNAGESAIICFSIGQGLTYRPMPVFVVMMLLAGHLTPRRAFEAHRRGRRAALLVAQDYETLLWKPLEDVRRELGLPAPTVDHAGRTPEGMLIPASA is encoded by the coding sequence GTGAGTGGGCGAGACGCAGGCGCGGGCGCCGATGCGCTCTCGAGCCTTCCGCCGCCGCCGCCGCGACCCGTGCAGTGGCGGCGGGCGTGGGAGCAGGTGGTGCTCCTGTGGCGCAACGATCCGAAGGACGCGCTCGACGCGGCGTACGGGATCAAGGACGCGCTCGGCGGCATGACCGACGAACGCCTGCTGCAGCGCGTGCTGCGCGACCCGGTCGGCCGCGCGGTGATGGCGGAGCGCGCCGACCTGCCCGGCCTGCTCGCCGATCACGCGCGGCTCGCGGAGATGCCGCCCGGCAGCCTCGGCCGCGCCTATCTCGAGTTCGCGCGCCGGCACGGCATCAACGCGGCCTACCTGATCGAGTCCGAGCACCGCATGTCGCGCGACTTCGGGAAGCTCGACCCCGTGCGCCAGTGGTTCAGCGACCGGCTGACGGTGCTGCACGACGTCTGGCACGTGCTCGCCGGCTACGACGCGGTGAACGCGGGCGAGTCCGCGATCATCTGCTTCTCGATCGGGCAGGGCCTCACGTACCGGCCGATGCCGGTCTTCGTCGTGATGATGCTGCTGGCCGGCCACCTGACGCCGCGGCGCGCGTTCGAGGCGCACCGGCGCGGCCGGCGCGCCGCACTCCTCGTCGCGCAGGACTACGAGACGCTCCTGTGGAAGCCGCTCGAGGACGTGCGCCGCGAGCTCGGCCTGCCCGCGCCGACGGTCGACCACGCGGGGCGCACGCCCGAGGGCATGCTGATCCCGGCCTCGGCCTAG
- a CDS encoding LLM class flavin-dependent oxidoreductase, which produces MSNAAASGAPRARFGVTLPQIKRTWEEASACARELDALGFHSLWVCDHLYGVPAPHLPILEAWTELAAVAAITERAKLGTLVTPPFFRNPAVLAKQIATIECIAPGRVIAGLGAGWLPPEFEQLGCPFPDTRERLRALEETIEILKRLWTEEKATFEGKWFSVRDALCEPKPATRPEILVGGGGERVLMGIAARHADVWNNMAVFQGQLARKVEALHRRCEELGRDPATIAISQQCTIVIDEDDARAKASLEKAKAVFGGHMGSAIEEHGIWGGPDAVIERIERHLELGVTHFVVEFFGRDTRVPARLFAEAVMPAFA; this is translated from the coding sequence ATGTCGAACGCCGCCGCGAGCGGCGCGCCGCGCGCGCGCTTCGGAGTCACGCTCCCGCAGATCAAGCGGACGTGGGAGGAGGCGAGTGCGTGCGCGCGCGAGCTCGACGCGCTCGGGTTCCATTCGCTCTGGGTCTGCGACCACCTCTACGGCGTGCCCGCGCCGCACCTCCCGATCCTCGAGGCGTGGACCGAGCTCGCGGCCGTCGCCGCCATCACCGAGCGCGCGAAGCTCGGCACGCTCGTGACGCCGCCGTTCTTCCGCAACCCCGCCGTGCTCGCGAAGCAGATCGCGACGATCGAGTGCATCGCGCCGGGGCGCGTCATCGCCGGGCTCGGCGCGGGCTGGCTCCCGCCCGAGTTCGAGCAGCTCGGCTGTCCCTTCCCCGACACGCGCGAGCGGCTGCGCGCGCTCGAGGAGACGATCGAGATCCTGAAGCGCCTGTGGACCGAGGAGAAGGCGACCTTCGAGGGGAAGTGGTTCTCGGTGCGCGACGCGCTCTGCGAGCCGAAGCCCGCGACGCGCCCGGAGATCCTCGTCGGCGGCGGCGGCGAGCGCGTGCTGATGGGCATCGCCGCGCGCCACGCCGACGTGTGGAACAACATGGCCGTCTTCCAGGGGCAGCTCGCCCGCAAGGTCGAGGCGCTGCACCGCCGCTGCGAGGAGCTCGGCCGCGACCCGGCGACGATCGCGATCTCGCAGCAGTGCACGATCGTCATCGACGAGGACGACGCGCGCGCGAAGGCCTCGCTCGAGAAGGCGAAGGCCGTGTTCGGCGGCCACATGGGCAGCGCGATCGAGGAGCACGGCATCTGGGGCGGGCCGGACGCCGTGATCGAGCGCATCGAGCGCCACCTCGAGCTCGGCGTCACGCACTTCGTCGTCGAGTTCTTCGGCCGCGACACGCGCGTGCCCGCGCGCTTGTTCGCCGAGGCCGTGATGCCGGCGTTCGCCTGA
- a CDS encoding SGNH/GDSL hydrolase family protein, with amino-acid sequence MTPAPADRRARAAALAFGISAFAAFAAFAAAFAAAAQTGVPSLDRRLLVVLTGDSITEGVITDSSLAIPPGVSPADAVCWRDLCYAAIVRARLAELAARGEIEPVLVGNRGVGGATSRDWDPDDFRVDDLHFLANTTLYGNQGLFYNIPAADVVVHYVGTNDAVAFFEEGPPLTPRDYASKLVDFAVTLRRRGVAHVLLATPPVPVGWRGTEQGVRMQLYGEAVRQACAHLNEGFGTETCLVELQREFPDDVGWEGDAIHPTAAGHAFIAERVLEAIVPLVAEPRVPLPE; translated from the coding sequence GTGACACCCGCTCCCGCCGATCGCCGCGCGCGCGCCGCCGCGCTCGCATTCGGCATCTCCGCATTCGCCGCATTCGCCGCATTCGCCGCCGCGTTCGCCGCGGCGGCGCAGACCGGCGTGCCTTCGCTCGACCGGCGCCTGCTCGTCGTGCTGACGGGCGACTCGATCACCGAGGGCGTGATCACGGATTCGAGCCTCGCGATCCCGCCCGGCGTGTCGCCCGCCGACGCCGTCTGCTGGCGCGACCTCTGCTATGCGGCGATCGTGCGCGCGCGCCTCGCCGAGCTCGCCGCGCGCGGCGAGATCGAGCCCGTGCTCGTCGGGAACCGCGGCGTCGGCGGGGCGACGTCGCGCGACTGGGACCCGGACGACTTCCGCGTCGACGACCTGCACTTCCTCGCGAACACGACGCTGTACGGGAACCAGGGCCTCTTCTACAACATCCCCGCCGCCGACGTCGTCGTGCACTACGTCGGCACGAACGACGCGGTCGCGTTCTTCGAGGAGGGCCCGCCGCTCACGCCGCGCGACTACGCGAGCAAGCTCGTCGACTTCGCGGTGACGCTGCGCCGCCGCGGCGTCGCGCACGTGCTGCTCGCGACGCCGCCGGTGCCGGTCGGCTGGCGCGGCACGGAGCAGGGCGTGCGGATGCAGCTGTACGGCGAGGCCGTCCGCCAGGCGTGCGCGCACCTGAACGAGGGCTTCGGAACGGAGACGTGCCTCGTCGAGCTGCAGCGCGAGTTCCCGGACGACGTGGGCTGGGAGGGCGACGCCATCCACCCGACGGCGGCCGGCCACGCCTTCATCGCGGAGCGCGTGCTCGAGGCGATCGTCCCGCTCGTCGCCGAGCCGCGCGTCCCGCTTCCCGAGTGA